GAGAGGAAACACGAATCGACGGTGACGGCGACAAAgaaggcgaccgcgcgagctcgcgcgggagcccagcgagcagcggccgctGGAAGGAGCGgagcgagcgcagcgccgaAGCAAGTGGCGTCTCCGAAGaccgcgcagaagacgacgcgagcgagaacgtcgaggacggcagcgaagccgacgcgaaggaggcgccgccaaagaggaaaaaggaggagaggaaggcgcacgaagccgcgccgaagcgagcccgcggcgacaAGGCGAACGATGCGGGGTCCTCCAGCGAAGGCAACGCCTGCCAGTAACCAACTCCTGAAGCAGCAACAGAGAACATGCACACACCATGAGGCGCAGGCAAGAACCACACGAAGAACGCACGTCAAAAGGGCAGCCATTTTACAGGACTGGCGGGACACTGGAAGACGACGGAATGGAGAAAGAACAAAGCGACAGGCTGCGCAGACAGAGTGCGAGAAAGCAAAATGCCCGCGGAGCGCAGACAAGGCAGGCGTGGAAACTCACTGCGGCCAGGAAGAGCGACCccctgtggaggcggcgcggagccttCGGACCTGATGGAGCCCGGAGCCAGGCGTTGCTTGAGGAGACGCCGTTCGGGCTCCGGCTTATCtggaaaaaggagaaaaaacaaaaaattCCGCAGTTGGGGCAGAGGACGCACGAGTCATGACACAAAGTAAGAATGAGGTGCGAGCAACGCGTGGAGAAAAGTGAGACCGGAGGTGCCCGCctcgggcgctgcgcgcttgCGAAGCAGGTATGCCAGACGCGTGAGAAAACGTgaaagcgagagagcgcAGCCCGCTCCACCTGGCGACGCGACAGACAGCTTCAAAGTCCCCTCGCTACCTCCCGCGACGCAACGAACACAACAGGAGAACCCGCgactcgccgacgccgacgccagacgcctgcaggcccctTCCTTTATGGCCGCCTCGAAAAGGAAGCaacacagaaaaaaggagacCGAGCGCGTCCCCACCACGGGGCCCCGGCCGCCGCACCGGCCCGCAGCCGAGAAGCGGAGCCTACCGTATTTTCGAACTCGCACTTGGTCGCCAAACCGAATGATCCTGGCGgttcgcttcctcgtctgGCTCGCGAGAGCCGGGATCGggcctgcgtccgcgtcgctgtcAGGCATTCCGCCGAGCtgctcctcgcgctcgcgcgcagcggcggatgCGCAGGTCGCTCCCGGCGTCTCGGGCTTCTCAGAGTCGTTGATTGAGGTGAATTCGTCGAAGAAGAACGGCGCGTGGAGCCCCACGCcgttcgcttccttcgcttccgcctcgcgggccgACGGGCTCGTCGCATCGCCCCtccaggcggcgggcgagggcgagcccgGGAAAGGCCCAGGCGGTGGCGACGAGGCCTTCGCACTCCAGGGGCTGTCGCCGTGGGCGAAAGGCGCCAGGGGCGGCTGCTGGAGGTCCCCGGGCCGCCGCACCGCTGCATCTTCCGCGCCGTTTCCGGCCCCGCTCTCCACCTCGTTCTCGCCTCCAAGCCCtttttcgctgtctctcccgtcgtgggcgcgagcggccttctcgccgttcgcGGCCTGGGGGTGCGCAGCGTCCTCTCGGGCTCGGCGGCACTCTGCGCCGGCCTGCTGGGTGACGTCGGTAGGCGTGGAGCCCccggagacgccgacgaaggcggccTGCAGGTCCTCGACTTGTTCGAGGACGCTGAGGAGTTGCGGCGaacgcagcagctcctcttGCCGCAAGAAGCACATCGAAATGAACTCCGCGTCCGAGGAAATCCCCGCTCGCGTGTGCAGATGCGGATTGAGCAGTTCCGCGCAGAAGTGGTGCAGGCAGTCGAATGTCTGCGGAACCGCGCAGAGGTCACACGCAGAACGCCTCCCAGATGAGAAAACGGTCTTGGGAAAGCGTAGCAACGCAAGCGACGCGGGTCCCTCAAAAAAATAAGGCGCCAGGGCCTTGACATACGCACATATTtctacatatctatatattactgtatatatctgtgctTGTGTCAGGGAGCGCCGACGTGGACAGAAGCATCTGGCAATCAGAGTCGCGGACGACGCCCCGCAGAAAACGGAGGGCACATGAAAAAGAGGAACTGATGCGTGCGTGTCCGCTCGTGCGGAGGTGCCGCATAACGCTAAGCACCTGCGTTTTCGCTAGCGCGGTTTCTGCGTGCACGTGGTTGCAGGTCAGTCTGCGGATACTACTTACGCAACAGCCAAGCTCTATGTAGCTGGCTGTGGTtgtagatacatatataaacaAACGAAATAATCATATAAACCTAGATAGATGTGGACATGTGCAGGAAGCAATAGAAAAGCGCCAGAAGGTATATGGCAGAGCGCCTGGGCGTGCTTGGCGCCCAACTACTGGGCAGCGTTAAAAAGTTACTAAAATGTATAAAAACTACCATCTTTTGTGGAGCgtatactacgagttgggAATGATGTTGGCAGCCAGTGTTGTCTGCCGACTGCAAAGTGAGGAAGTGTCATGACCATTTGCGCATGCATGGAGAGAAAACCCCCCGAGTTCTGTATCGTGGCGTACCTCGCTTTTCTGCCATTCACTCCTCAAGCGCTCGGTTTCAGCAATGATCTTCTCATAGCTCCACGAAGTCTCCTcggctgctgtctcctctcttcgaACCCTAGCGTCCTCGCTCCCTTTATCGGTGAGCGTGCCTCTCGCTGACTCGTGCGAGTTCTGGGCTTTGTCGTTGCCttctcgctgcagcagctcgcacGCGCGCAAGAGATCTCGAAACCCTTCATCGAGGATGTCAAGCACGTCGCCAACTGAGGATGAAAGCAGCCAGACGTGGCGCTGAGCCCCTGAAAAAGTACCCGAAGAGAAAACGTAAAAAGAAACGAAAAATCCGCTCAGCGCACCcgcgagaaaagaaaggaaaTTTGGCAGCACGACTCCCGACATGAAGCACGCGTGCCGTGCACCGGACTCAGAAGCTGCCCTCAACCACGCCGCtaggaaagaagagaaaaaaacacaagGAAGCGGGATCAGCGATGCCGAATGAACACCAGACTTCCGCGTCGCgtgagcgagggcgaggcacAGAGGGGGATGCAGAGTTCGTGAGATGAGGCGGCGAAAGCGAGACCTCGAGGGACTCActgagagacagaaacgagAACTTGAAGGTCTGCGGCAGGCAAAGGCCGTTCGcatcgaggccgccgaagaagaaaaacgcgtCACCCcatgccgccgcagcgcttgCACAACGAGGCGAGGGCACCTCTCCACCTAAAAACAAACATCCgaaacgccgcgcgcgtgctcaTCAAGATTCTTACCCTTCATTGCATCCCTCACGCAATTACGACCTGCTAATTAATATATCTATAGAGAGAGACTGTGAAATTcatgcatacatacgtacacatACCCTACATACAAACATACAATATCGACGTATTAAGAGAGATATGGCGATATTGGCTGTGTGTGGGTCGCAAGCATTTCTGGAGAAAAGGCGAAAGACCGCACAGGGTGATTGATTTAGCTACGCCCTGAATCAAGCCGCGCTCATCTTTGCTCCTGGAAATCTCGTGTGCATATCCCTTCACCTTTCCGCACAGAACGCGCGTGAATGGAAGCGGATGAAGACAGGGGCACACCCGTGAGCTCTAAATGTCAAAGCAGGGAAAGACACAGTCACGCGTTTCCACTGCGTGCAACCCAAAAaacagccggcggcgcgttgcAAAGGGAAGGCCCGTACGCGGTTGAGATAGCAACCTCTCGCGTTGCCTCGCGCGACgttccgcgccttccgcagaaggagaggaaaggcTACTCAGGGGGCATGCGATGCATGTGTCAGGGTGTCTGCTTTCGCTGcatcgcggcggcgttttcCTCTTTAGCGCTCGCAGGTCGATCGAAGGCGCGATACGCCCACACCGCAATACGACATAGAGCGGAGTTACTCACACACACTCGGCGGTATGGATTTATCTCGGGGCGGCCTTCCAGTCAAATAAACAGCGAGTGTGATCAACGCAACTGGGCGTACCTGTGCGAACGAACATCCACTGAGCAGACGGCTGAAGCGCTGTCGGCCGGGGTCCCTGCGTGGGCGCGAACGGCTCGCCGCGTTTGTTttcgttcttctccgcgcctttCCCCTCCAGCTCCTGCGGGAGCGCACCGGGCTCGCTCTCCGTGTcgcccttcgcgcgcctggagTGTCCCCCCGCCGAAGACCCCGGCGGTGACGAGTCGGCGAGAGGCTTGGAGCGCGAACGCCCGTCTCTGAAGAAGTTGACGCCGCGCTCGAAGCCGTCGCTCGTTTTcaccggcgcggccgcctcgtgGAGGCTGAGttgcgcctcttcgcggtcgctggcGGGTCGGTTCTCgcgtgcgtcgtcgtccttcgccaactgcgtctcggcgcgctctgcgtgcgcgagtGAGGTTGCGGCTGACGCCAGgcacgacgaaggcggcgctagcggcggcgcgaatgtggagggcgccgcagcgggtggacacgcggagccgcgcacgGGCTTCAGCCTGCGAGCCGGAGAGAATAGGGGCGAGACAGGCGGCGTCGTGGAGGCGTCCcgcggcgtggagagcgCCGATCCGAAGAGAGAAGCCGAGTCGGGCGCCGGAAGCTTCACGAAAGGAGCCAAAAGCGCCTGAAGAAGGCGGCCTCCTTCGGCAAAACTCTCGCGCACCTGCGGGCGCAAACGGAGCCCAGAGAGCGGACACGCGTCCCCCGCCGGcacgctcgcctcgcccgcagctTCCCAGGCTGCTGGCCTCTCGGCTGACTGttcagacgcaggcggctcgggcggcgcggacggagagacagaagcggcatccgcagccggcgggggCGCAGCGGACACAGGagccgaagacggcgacgagccgcCGCAAGACGCCATGGCGGACGCCTCTACGGCGGGAGGCCGCAAGGGTGACTTCGCGAGGCTCTCCTTGTCacggggcgcggcgcctttgcTTCCCGCTCCGAACGAGCGCGagagcagccgcgcagacgtAAACTCGAAAAAGGCGATGCGTTTCCGCTCGctggcgtcctcttcgtggCGCTTCTTGCGCCCTCCAAGCAGCTCCCCGGTGGCGGACCTCGAGAGATCCGGGGCCGTCGCAGAGCGCCGGCTGAGTCGCTTGTTCCAGTAGCTCTTCAAgcctctccccctcccttCCGCCTTTCTCTCAGACTCGCTCCTCTCCAGCGGCCCGTTCGTGCACCCGTCCACGCGCCCCTGAAGAGGCGACACCGCCGCTGTCTGTGggctcgagggcgcgccgcaggagctgGAAGGCTCAGTGGGCGCTCTCAGGGTAGCGGCATCTTTCGAGGTCTCAAAACCTTCAGAGGACAGCctgcccgcgtcgcctcgccgcacacCGAGGGtgcccggcggcgccgtcgtgcTGCGATTTCGCGCCCGCAGACTgcggcagagcggcgcgagcggcgaggaaggaggcgagaaaagagaaaaagaacgaaaggaggacgcaggcgacgcccgcgaagacgcagaggcaggcgaaggcgaggcagatGACGAGCGCGCAAGAGAGGACCGAtgagaagaggacgcgcgcggggaGTCGTGGGAAGAAAACCTAGACGATTGACTTCCCTGAGGAGAGTTCTctcggccgtcgccgtcgcgcctctcggctgcagcggagacagatACATCTGCTTCCTGCATCCTTCCGGCGGACGCGTCGCGACCGTcgtcgcgtttcctctctgcgtccgtGTCCACGCCCTCGCACTCATCTTCCGCGTCGTTGCCCTTCATCTTGGAtgcttctccctcgtcaTCTGCTTGGCTCTAAGATCCACACTCGCTCGCATCCGCGATGCTTGTCTCCCTACACCGGCATCGACCCGAAGTCCGCAGAAgtcggcgggcggcgcttctcATCGCAAACGAAATTCCaggttttctctctcgctcgcatGCACCGCCCTCCGGCCGCTTTGGAGCCCGTCTCACGTTCTCGTTTTTCCTCCGATCTCTGCAGATGGCTCGGCGCCCGTCAAAATCTTTCCATGTTCATCCGCCGCATGCCCTCGGAAACCGCGAGGCGAAAAGAGGCTCAGGGCGAATCTGACTGTCCACAAGgccgcacgcgcacgcagaaaTACAACTCAAAGACTACGCAGctatacaaatatacatatacaactataatgcatatatatagatacgcATATCGTTGATGTGTAGGAATACGGATaagaggagagcgagtgGGGCCCTCGGCGGTCGATGAGGCAGTGAGACAGGGTGTATGCTGCAAACCAATTACCTTCGCGCGTCAAGGCTGCAATTATCCTCCGTGTTAAGAGGCAAGAAGCTCCCAGCGCAGTCAAAGCTCCATTGCAACTGTAGCTTTTCCCGTCGCTGTCTGTGAtgtcctctgcgcgtcttgcAGCGTTTCGCAGTCCGTCTCCTCTCGGGCGAGAAAAAAGCCGTGGAGAGGCCGGAAGATGGGAAGAAGCCGAATCAAACAAAAGAGAGAGCTTGCCggcgaaagaaaaagagactgAAGAAGCAGTAATTTCACCGCAGGGCGCCGGAGATCGGAATCAGAAAACTGGGGCAAATGCGGAAGGTGGAGGGCGGAACCCGCGAACGGGGACAACGAAGCCTCTCTTGAGAGCACACACCGAGAGAAAAGGGTGAGAAGATTTCCAGAGGTGAGGCAAAAGCGAGGGGAAATCCGATTTCCCGAGAACAAACGGAAGGAAACACGAAAAATTGTTAGCAAAGCTGGCGGGAGCCGAGTAGccagcgaaggcagagacggACGGTAAAATGGGAAAGATCTCGAGACACGGCAAGCCAACACTCGAGGCAGCCCCACACCGCTTGATTCGTTTTTCTTTCATATTTTGGGCGTCCTGTGCTACTCTCCCACCTTCGAGGGTCGCCCTGCATCTACAGATCTCGCCGGGTCGTGAAAAGACGTCACCCGCAAGGTTGCTCGCGACcggagacagacgcacgACAGGGAGCGAGCATGAGAGACACTGCGCGAATGTCGTTGCCAAAGAGGATAAAAAATGGAAAGAAGTAGCGTCCGAGTTCTAGAATCTCTTTTCCTCCATGTAAAGCTTCGATTTAACGTCCTTCCTCCTCACTGCAACGGTAGCTGTGACGTCAACGTATGCATCTGCGGCGGTGCGGACACACACGTGAGCCCTCGCACACAGCGAAACGAGCGCCGCTCCATGTTTCATACGCGTCAAAAGTCAGCGCCAgcccgcagagaagagaagagggaaAACAGAGTGTCGCGACTGCTTCTGAGCACAGCCAGGCCCTGGCTGGAGCCAAAATGCGGTATAAAAGGCTGGTCAAGCGCCTCCAAGGACGCGGCAGCGTTCTTCGTTGACTCGCGCACACAGTTCACGCTGGAGTTGCAAttgccttccgccgccggcggataTGAACAGGCGCCGATTGCAGGCGCACGAGTATCCCTGCCTCGCGAGCTGGACTGGCGGGCGTCCTTCTGCTACTCCGTTAGATAGATGTGAATATAGTAACTTGCAGTACTGAGTGCAGGCCGCGGGTAGCGCTTGTAGAAGATATACTCCGCTGCTAAGCCAACTGCACGGAATGCGAGTCAGGCCTTCCAGGTGCAGGATGCGCCGTGCTTCGGAGGTGTTCAGATCTTGATTCATTTTCGAGAGATTAtgtcgcagcagcgcgaggcgaggcccgCAGTGTCTCTTGGCTCGACCTGCAGACGGGTATGGACAGGGAGAATCACAGGTTGACAACGAAACGGTAGAACTACAGGATGTACGCGCCACCTGGTGGCCTGCCGGGACGGTTGTCGCTTTCAGATGAACAGGAGACGCAGTTTTGTGACTTGCGTGGGGCTCTGAAACGGCCGCAGATGGGATGTGGAAGCCCACCTTATTCATGACAGACTTtctcgcggggcggcgc
This DNA window, taken from Besnoitia besnoiti strain Bb-Ger1 chromosome III, whole genome shotgun sequence, encodes the following:
- a CDS encoding hypothetical protein (encoded by transcript BESB_048240) codes for the protein MKGNDAEDECEGVDTDAERKRDDGRDASAGRMQEADVSVSAAAERRDGDGRENSPQGSQSSRFSSHDSPRASSSHRSSLARSSSASPSPASASSRASPASSFRSFSLFSPPSSPLAPLCRSLRARNRSTTAPPGTLGVRRGDAGRLSSEGFETSKDAATLRAPTEPSSSCGAPSSPQTAAVSPLQGRVDGCTNGPLERSESERKAEGRGRGLKSYWNKRLSRRSATAPDLSRSATGELLGGRKKRHEEDASERKRIAFFEFTSARLLSRSFGAGSKGAAPRDKESLAKSPLRPPAVEASAMASCGGSSPSSAPVSAAPPPAADAASVSPSAPPEPPASEQSAERPAAWEAAGEASVPAGDACPLSGLRLRPQVRESFAEGGRLLQALLAPFVKLPAPDSASLFGSALSTPRDASTTPPVSPLFSPARRLKPVRGSACPPAAAPSTFAPPLAPPSSCLASAATSLAHAERAETQLAKDDDARENRPASDREEAQLSLHEAAAPVKTSDGFERGVNFFRDGRSRSKPLADSSPPGSSAGGHSRRAKGDTESEPGALPQELEGKGAEKNENKRGEPFAPTQGPRPTALQPSAQWMFVRTGGEVPSPRCASAAAAWGDAFFFFGGLDANGLCLPQTFKFSFLSLRAQRHVWLLSSSVGDVLDILDEGFRDLLRACELLQREGNDKAQNSHESARGTLTDKGSEDARVRREETAAEETSWSYEKIIAETERLRSEWQKSETFDCLHHFCAELLNPHLHTRAGISSDAEFISMCFLRQEELLRSPQLLSVLEQVEDLQAAFVGVSGGSTPTDVTQQAGAECRRAREDAAHPQAANGEKAARAHDGRDSEKGLGGENEVESGAGNGAEDAAVRRPGDLQQPPLAPFAHGDSPWSAKASSPPPGPFPGSPSPAAWRGDATSPSAREAEAKEANGVGLHAPFFFDEFTSINDSEKPETPGATCASAAAREREEQLGGMPDSDADAGPIPALASQTRKRTARIIRFGDQVRVRKYDKPEPERRLLKQRLAPGSIRSEGSAPPPQGVALPGRRVGYWQALPSLEDPASFALSPRARFGAASCAFLSSFFLFGGASFASASLPSSTFSLASSSARSSETPLASALRSLRSFQRPLLAGLPRELARSPSLSPSPSIRVSSRSGSLLSRFSSASATAVASPDVPLRDREPLARSFDEAFALLGETGGRVENEAQERETRVLAVEYLNDLWIFDMQDEVWRPAHPGVLAPPSCPPRAPSPSLSFVASPASSSLVTYAPLRASSAASSHARVGSACGLLPASCSSSLPAPLAGLESDCHGAAEETLGLHSGDGDSGGGDSADACGGCEAAAAVPSDPMPHVACHTVSPLGAVSPAAEPVSPEGDEGPPPSASETRTPKAERSGKPSVPSKRRDCVLCPVSLPQSGTGKSNLGLLLYGGIGENNQLLKDVWLFDLQARRWSAVSPSWMTPPQFWFVASASVAPPGHAYHTACVSGLTEAASQEVFRLSPPAGHRACACRAPASAADWRPDSQARPPRSPAADAPPTRERDASAPDARAAAEAERTADRGQTHTQGGDRGAEEQQKREVHDESAAERGEGDEREEEGDSRAELLHESSAGDARQEGGEGSEARAARETGNRLAWLDCLADPRGAALAAQKSAAITAATVSVSRRSPFRSASARSSSLPFPCSWKHAHRAATDAPAASSSLRGAENEAVGPSQSPAEKHDAVSAEEKAQPHEGPQAPRCGVPPSFSSPENAPRPLCTCLASMSEKQKGSLAEAVEAAERSLARVVLIFGGLVGCAAGGGPSSAAAKEKKDERLSESEKQPSGALRAGFPAGASAAAGKTWSWGRASLGRQKERRREKKERREKDFEEDELCLLGERTPEAAGGLESRDREAAAPSSPAKEAPKRFPVGEGDARKETSGDGRVPIASASLPSESASFSGFAGSSAASGPLSPVGGPPGALGSPSSLVSSSSRWSKLTTWQRLWLDPREAATPAEISNALFEYYVDSNVWVKCEASGDKPSPRIRHSAAVVGAYMLVYGGRGADGALCCMSTLYRLHIPTKTWVSISLGGVRVPRTELAAGLVLNNCLYAFGGHDSQDRVTNLMVAAQVGANLAARPKQGARKPRPKLREKKDREAPGRACRFNASRPPTQALRGSPAEEAHVLPKGTTLIRGQRFSGLKLARSAGRVKRFRDGLLASHSPFFNLHSSGTARVRLRDSLQDPLESLESSPRAPASASET